One Thermovirga sp. DNA window includes the following coding sequences:
- the rpsP gene encoding 30S ribosomal protein S16, protein MAVRIRLARFGRKKRPFYRLVVADSKAPRDGAFIEQIGSYDPMVEPAALKVQEERALYWLGEGALPSDTARAILKKTGVWDKFSSGKKK, encoded by the coding sequence ATGGCAGTAAGAATTCGCCTTGCAAGGTTTGGCCGGAAAAAACGGCCCTTTTACCGCCTGGTCGTCGCCGACTCGAAGGCGCCCCGCGATGGGGCGTTCATCGAACAGATCGGGTCCTATGACCCCATGGTGGAGCCGGCGGCGTTGAAGGTCCAGGAGGAAAGGGCTCTTTACTGGCTGGGTGAAGGAGCCCTTCCATCGGACACGGCCCGGGCTATCCTGAAGAAGACAGGAGTCTGGGA